Genomic DNA from Trichoderma asperellum chromosome 5, complete sequence:
CCCATTTTGAGATGAATCTCCCACATAGGGTTACTAAAAAGTAGTTTCCTAAAGCACTGATTTTGTTAATATTCAATTAAGAATACGAATATAAGTACCTCGTATTCAGCATTACAAAACGGTTACCCAAAATAACTTATGCCCCTAAGAACGCAGCTGCCGAATACAGAGCCTGTTGCCCACGGCATTAAGCATATCTAGTAAATGTCAGCTGACGCTCGGCACTTGCAGCAATATATAAGTGCGCCGGTTATCAAACTACGTCTCATCGCACTGTCCCCTGGGTTCAAAACAGAATTATTCTTCTCTGAAGAAAATATCATACATGATGGCCCTGAAAAGTTACTGTCTCTTATTTGGTGCATTGGCCTCGGCCATGGCCCAGCATTCATTATCTCCCAATGGTAGAAAAGCCGGGTCGGCCGGCGACACCGCTCTCGTTTTTTGGAAAGATCACTTGAGTTGGTGGCATGACTGGACACCAGCCCCTTCAAGCCCCAAAGGTGCTGGCCTGGTTCCCGTCTCTATGCTTTGGGGTGGCGGTAACAATGGACCCAAAGACGCTCAGAGGTTGCAACAATTTGAGCATCTCAACTCCACGCCCGCCTATGTCATGGGATTCAATGAGCCTGATTGCTCCGGGGCTGATGTATCTGCAAACATCGACGTCAACACAGGCGTCAGCTTGTGGAACAGTCTGATCGCTCCCATGGGCCAGAAAGGTGCTGTGCTTGGAAGTTCGGCCATGTGTCGCAAGAAGGACGAGTCTTGGCTCAAGCAATTTAACCAGGAGCAAATTACAAAGAGCTGGGATTTCACATCCATTCATATCTTCAAGCCGGACATGGCGGGCGTGCAGGCCGATATCGACTATTACTGGAACACGTATCAGAAGCCACTTTGGGTGACAGGGTTTGCGTGCGTCTTTGACCAAAATAACTTTACTCCATGCACGGATCAGAACCAGATCAACCAGTGGATCAGCGATATTGTAGATCTATTTGAGGCCAACGAGCATGTGTTCGCATATGCATATACTGACGGCCTCGGCTTGGGCTCGGTCTGGCCTCCTGTGAACAGCGATGGAAGTCTCTCTCAGTCGGGCCAGGCATATCTGAGTGCAATTAGcaaatattactaaataggAAGAAGCGGGAACGCGAAAGGAGTgcattaataaagtaaatgaTATGCTATGTATGGCAAGAGTGAGTGCCGGAGAGAAGTTGTGACTAATAGAGAATGATACAAACATATAACTTAcagttattatagttattagatttagtatataagaattatatGGGTCCATGTTATGTATTGTGGACGATCTTTGTTAAGAGATACTTTGTATCTCTCATCATGCTCATTGCGGAAACGTATAAACTAGTACATCATTTTCGGACTGTACGATCAAAACCAAAAGCCCAAATTCTCGTAATAACTACTAAATTTCCCGCAAAATTAACCCTTTATAACACATTAAGCCATCATTAGgaatactatttatattgtTACTTTGTAATTCACTTgttcttatattaattaacatTAGAATGAATACGAATATTATAGATACAGCTCCTATTTAAACTATCAAGTAagaaaaacctataaaactTAGTCtagataatattaaataaacagATATAGAAACAAATAATCCTATTAATGATAATGATGATGCTATGGGGTTTTTACGTATTGTAGTGTAGTATTTCAACTGTTCATGTACATTAGCTATGAAGATCAACCACTTCGCATATCTTACTACATCGGGGTTTTATGCAAATTAACTTGGTCAATTCCGAGATATTGATCTGCGATCTTAGACCCTGTAGAAGGGTTCTTGATTCAGTGAGCTGGCTTGATAATAACAATCTCAAAAGAAAACATCGGATGCTTCTGTAGGGTGCAAATATTCTTTGAGCTAGCGTGGATGAGAGTTTTTTTAGTGTACGCACTGCTCTCATATTACGCATACAATTAAAGGATTGTAATTTAGTATGTAAGAGAAAATGACCATTTTACACAAGTAGAGCATGAATATATTTGAAGAATTCTACTTTCGATTTTCCTATCTATATATCTTTCTTGATCATGACAGttctcttttatatatatattttttcccATCCAACACTCATCACCCGACTAGCTTAAGCAAACCCCGTAGGAATGACGGGAGAGAAACCCTTACCCAACTCTTTGATCTTGGCAAGCTCCTTAGGACCTAACTTGGGAGCAGCTTCACCCTCAGCAGGCTTTGCTCTGACGTAGATACCCCTGGGATAGAAGAACTCAAATTCAACAGGCACATCCCACTTCCACACATCAGAGCGGTCTCTGTAGTAGTAAGGCCGACCGTTTTGTTCAATTACGTCGTGCGTCTCACGCAGTTCGATGGCGTGAGCAGTGCGGAACTGGCCCTTGGCAGTAACAGCAATGCAGCAATGCCAAGGAGTCATGGAAAAGTGGTTGGGCTGTGGAACGAGAGGGAAGGACAGCTTGTTGAGACCCGTGGATCGGTGAATAGACAATCGAACGTAGTCAGGGAGACGGTCTTCGATAACCGCAGCAAAAGCCTATTACATAAGAGTTAAGTAAAGACATAAAGAGAGTCAAGCGATGTAACGTACCTTGCCACGAGTAATCATGTCGTGGGCAACTCGCTTAACAACAGTTCTATATTCTCGCTTGGTGGTAACACCAGCGGTAATAGGGCTGTGGCGCATATCTTTGCTCAAGAAGATAATGTAACCGCAGTAAGTGAGGTTGATATCGGCGTCATTGAGAATAGCGTCGCGAGCGTCAAAGTCTGCAGGGAGATACTTTTCCACAAGCATCTTTCGCGAGTCATCAACACATCCCAGGTACTCCTCCTTAGTCATGTGTGGGCTATCGGTAAGACCTAGAAGGTTCATAATTCGGATGAACTTGAGACGGTCGTAGCCCTTCTCAACAGCCATACGTCGGAGGGCACCACCATACTCGTATACCTCCTCGTTGGAAATACCTAGGAGATCATTGTAGACAAGACCGTCTGAAGTGATGGTGACATAGGCTCCAGGGGGATAGATGGCTTGGATATCTTCGCAAAGGTTTTGAAGACGTCCCAACCCTAGCTCTTCACCCAAATCGGGCACGGCACCGAGAACTTTTTCGACCTTGTTGACGCTCTTCCAAGGGAAAGCAGGTAGAACAAGGTCAATAGGCACGTTCGCCTTTACGTGCTTGCGGACACGTGGCTCGAATTTGACACGACCCAGCCAGGGCGAGCCCTCATCGTTTTCTTCATTCTGGCCGTAGCCTTGAATGATAGTCATGATACGTGAAGTGACATCAGTATCCTGTTTCTTGGGAAGATTACTCTTCCTGACTGTGGTGTTAGACTTCTTTTGTGAAGCTGCAGGACGAACCATAAGAGAATTTGGGTCAAGGGAACCAATAGATTGGTTAGAGTCTGATTCAGAATCTGATGAAGCCCCAGAATTGGATGCAGTCCCTGATCCTGTGATGGAGTTGGAGATGATAGGAGTCATGGCATTCTTCCACTGAGAGAGCTCGGTGACTTGAGCTTCAAGCTTGGCCAACCGGTCAAAATTGTTGGTAGAATGGACATCAGTGATGGCATGGCTACCATCTTGCAAATCAACAATGTTGATAGCAATCAACTTAGATGCAAGAACAGACATGATTGTGGTTTCagatgaaaagatgaaagagGAGCTCCTGAGAAACCGAAGGGGATGAGTGTGTTGAAGATCGAAGGAAAGTGAATATTTGCAACGAGGAAC
This window encodes:
- a CDS encoding uncharacterized protein (EggNog:ENOG41~CAZy:GH128), which gives rise to MAQHSLSPNGRKAGSAGDTALVFWKDHLSWWHDWTPAPSSPKGAGLVPVSMLWGGGNNGPKDAQRLQQFEHLNSTPAYVMGFNEPDCSGADVSANIDVNTGVSLWNSLIAPMGQKGAVLGSSAMCRKKDESWLKQFNQEQITKSWDFTSIHIFKPDMAGVQADIDYYWNTYQKPLWVTGFACVFDQNNFTPCTDQNQINQWISDIVDLFEANEHVFAYAYTDGLGLGSVWPPVNSDGSLSQSGQAYLSAISKYY
- a CDS encoding uncharacterized protein (EggNog:ENOG41), encoding MSVLASKLIAINIVDLQDGSHAITDVHSTNNFDRLAKLEAQVTELSQWKNAMTPIISNSITGSGTASNSGASSDSESDSNQSIGSLDPNSLMVRPAASQKKSNTTVRKSNLPKKQDTDVTSRIMTIIQGYGQNEENDEGSPWLGRVKFEPRVRKHVKANVPIDLVLPAFPWKSVNKVEKVLGAVPDLGEELGLGRLQNLCEDIQAIYPPGAYVTITSDGLVYNDLLGISNEEVYEYGGALRRMAVEKGYDRLKFIRIMNLLGLTDSPHMTKEEYLGCVDDSRKMLVEKYLPADFDARDAILNDADINLTYCGYIIFLSKDMRHSPITAGVTTKREYRTVVKRVAHDMITRGKAFAAVIEDRLPDYVRLSIHRSTGLNKLSFPLVPQPNHFSMTPWHCCIAVTAKGQFRTAHAIELRETHDVIEQNGRPYYYRDRSDVWKWDVPVEFEFFYPRGIYVRAKPAEGEAAPKLGPKELAKIKELGKGFSPVIPTGFA